A single window of Dethiosulfovibrio salsuginis DNA harbors:
- the thrC gene encoding threonine synthase, with the protein MRKGILSKYKDHLPVSPNTPALSLCEGDTPLIPLENLGEELGIELYAKFDGLNPTGSFKDRGMVMAVAKAIEEGARSIICASTGNTSASAAAYAARAGIPCFVLLPAGNVAMGKLAQAVAYGAKIIAISDNFDVALDMARQGSERLGMAIVNSVNPYRLLGQRSASWEICEELGDRPDWLILPVGNAGNISAYREGFDYYAGLGRCSGLPKMIGVQASGAAPLALEREFPNPETIATAIRIGRPVNGEKAKSAVKDSGGSFMAVEDREILAAQSLLASKEGVFAEPASCAGLAGLLKLKNAGKLPQSIKVVTVLTGNGLKDPNVLLSSIPPIEPVPGEWSSLEELFRR; encoded by the coding sequence ATGAGAAAAGGCATACTCAGCAAATATAAAGACCATCTTCCGGTAAGCCCTAATACTCCCGCACTCTCACTGTGCGAAGGGGACACCCCTCTCATCCCCCTGGAAAACCTCGGCGAAGAGCTTGGCATAGAGCTCTACGCCAAGTTCGACGGTCTCAACCCCACCGGATCATTCAAAGACAGGGGAATGGTCATGGCGGTGGCCAAGGCCATAGAGGAAGGGGCAAGGTCCATAATATGTGCCTCCACAGGGAACACCTCCGCCTCCGCCGCAGCCTACGCCGCAAGAGCTGGGATTCCCTGCTTCGTCCTTCTTCCGGCGGGCAACGTCGCCATGGGTAAGCTGGCCCAGGCGGTGGCCTACGGAGCCAAAATAATCGCCATATCGGACAACTTCGACGTCGCACTGGACATGGCGAGACAGGGCTCGGAGCGGCTTGGCATGGCTATAGTAAACTCGGTAAACCCCTACAGACTGCTGGGGCAAAGAAGCGCCTCCTGGGAGATCTGCGAAGAGCTCGGCGACAGGCCCGACTGGCTAATCCTCCCCGTCGGTAACGCCGGCAACATCTCCGCCTACAGGGAGGGATTTGACTACTACGCTGGACTTGGAAGATGCTCCGGCCTTCCCAAGATGATAGGGGTACAGGCCTCCGGCGCCGCCCCCCTTGCCCTTGAAAGGGAGTTTCCAAACCCCGAGACGATCGCCACAGCCATAAGGATAGGCAGACCGGTGAACGGAGAAAAGGCCAAAAGCGCCGTAAAAGACAGCGGAGGGTCCTTCATGGCCGTCGAGGACAGGGAGATACTGGCGGCCCAGTCCCTTCTTGCGTCGAAAGAAGGGGTCTTCGCCGAGCCCGCCTCCTGTGCCGGGCTTGCGGGGCTGTTAAAGCTCAAAAACGCCGGGAAACTCCCCCAGTCCATAAAGGTGGTCACAGTCCTAACAGGAAACGGCCTCAAGGACCCTAACGTCCTGCTGTCGTCGATTCCCCCGATCGAGCCGGTTCCAGGGGAATGGTCGAGCCTGGAGGAGCTGTTTAGGCGATGA
- the surE gene encoding 5'/3'-nucleotidase SurE, translating to MIVFVTNDDGVHAPGIAALAKAFKNAGHSPTVVAPDRERSSVGHAITLNRPLRLWSIESDLYGPEIEVHTCDGTPSDCVVLGIDQLCPQADLVVSGINNGPNLGDDLTYSGTVSAAMEGSILGYPSLAVSLNCSREDSEKHYESAAEIMVQLTDWLSQSPAPREIVLNVNVPNLPLALIKGIKVTHKGTRIYADKVTKLQDPHGRNYYWVAGRPEDDLVEGSDVWAVAHGYVSVTPIHMDMTHYDTLEIMRSGGIEGAIKVE from the coding sequence ATGATAGTATTTGTCACAAACGACGACGGAGTACACGCCCCAGGCATAGCCGCACTGGCTAAGGCCTTCAAGAACGCCGGTCACTCTCCTACGGTTGTTGCACCGGACAGAGAGAGAAGCTCGGTGGGACACGCCATAACCCTCAATCGACCGCTCAGGCTCTGGTCCATAGAGAGCGACCTTTACGGCCCGGAGATAGAGGTACACACCTGCGACGGAACTCCCTCGGACTGCGTCGTGCTTGGCATAGACCAACTCTGCCCTCAGGCGGACCTGGTGGTCTCAGGCATAAACAACGGACCTAACCTAGGAGACGACCTGACCTACTCGGGCACCGTTTCCGCCGCCATGGAGGGCTCTATCCTAGGATACCCCTCTCTGGCGGTGTCCCTTAACTGCTCCAGGGAGGACTCGGAAAAGCACTACGAAAGCGCCGCGGAGATCATGGTGCAACTTACGGATTGGCTATCTCAAAGCCCAGCACCTCGAGAGATCGTCTTAAACGTAAACGTCCCCAATCTCCCTCTAGCTCTGATAAAGGGAATCAAGGTGACCCATAAAGGGACCAGAATATACGCCGATAAGGTGACCAAGCTACAGGATCCTCACGGAAGAAACTACTATTGGGTGGCCGGTCGGCCTGAGGACGACCTAGTGGAGGGAAGCGACGTATGGGCTGTAGCCCACGGCTACGTATCGGTCACGCCGATACACATGGACATGACCCACTATGACACTCTTGAGATAATGAGAAGCGGCGGGATAGAGGGAGCCATAAAGGTGGAATAA
- a CDS encoding site-2 protease family protein, protein MSGFSTQISDILLTLPAVLWAISFHEFCHGWVAYQLGDPTARDAGRLTLNPLAHFDVVGALMLLLFHFGWAKPVPVDPRYFKDPRRDMLLVSIAGITGNILTAFVVALTIKYIPGPFMAIPALGRVMILMVYVNVGIAVFNLIPIPPLDGSKLIYPFIPRAWMNGWFFLERYGFFVLLLLVATGTLGAIMRPIMYMFLRIILA, encoded by the coding sequence ATGAGCGGTTTTTCAACCCAGATATCGGACATTCTGTTGACCCTTCCGGCGGTGCTTTGGGCCATATCCTTCCACGAGTTCTGTCACGGCTGGGTGGCCTACCAGCTAGGGGACCCCACAGCCAGAGACGCTGGCAGGCTTACGCTGAACCCCTTGGCCCACTTCGACGTGGTCGGAGCCCTGATGTTGCTCCTCTTCCACTTCGGTTGGGCTAAGCCCGTACCGGTGGATCCCAGATACTTCAAAGATCCCAGGAGGGACATGCTCCTCGTCTCCATCGCTGGGATAACAGGCAACATACTCACAGCTTTTGTGGTGGCCCTTACCATCAAATACATCCCCGGCCCCTTTATGGCCATACCGGCCTTAGGCAGGGTAATGATACTCATGGTCTACGTAAACGTGGGAATAGCGGTTTTCAACCTCATACCGATCCCTCCGTTGGACGGGTCGAAGCTCATATATCCCTTTATACCTAGAGCCTGGATGAACGGATGGTTTTTCCTGGAGAGGTACGGTTTTTTCGTACTGCTTCTTCTTGTGGCAACCGGGACACTCGGCGCCATAATGAGACCGATAATGTATATGTTTTTGAGGATTATACTGGCATGA
- a CDS encoding CBS domain-containing protein, producing MKLITSHVGSDFDSLASMIAAGKLYPDGVPCFSGSAERNVRDFLKRHRGRWTVLTPRKVRMDQVTKLIVVDARSVRRLGVLAPLAGRPDVDVHIYDHHPPCADEIQASFSKIEPVGATVTLLLEEMFKRGITPNPHEATLFAMGIYEDTGGLLFGGTTSRDYAMMSRMKDCGADVTLIPSAIEVGLSAPERRMMDRLVENAWERYISGARIVLTRAAVDVYVEGISLFAHRLRDFFAADVVLAAVKMENRTYVVARSKEDLLDVSELLKPLGGGGHPQAASAAVSGRTPRSILEELESRLETMITPVLTVDDVMTTPVMAVDEASSVNDAYRIMLRYGHSALPVTREGRLFGLITRKDLDKAQLHGYGEAQVNEFMTEGVITVPSGASIEEVHRSMVAHNIGRLPVVAQGELRGIVTRTDLLRALYPVSIPVEDRQIGSEYPWTESMAGLLNEGLSPSDRDLLIGLGRRASDMGMNAYVVGGVVRDLMLGKPIYDLDIVVEGRGIDFLRSWERDGVQVSLHGRFQTGTLSFPDGRKVDVATARREFYEYPTAQPTVSSDSLKHDLYRRDFTVNAMALSIDGENWGTLVDYFGGRRDLLSQKLRSLHNLSFVEDPTRMFRGVRLEQRLGFELDDNALRTMNSCIRGGLLGNLSGFRLRSELEICLIEPRPWPIVRRMDELGLLEAVFPGIKIGSRVAWALRRLSLSTRRLGRDLLPMGGDLWIATLSMLFLDSPSDLYHRVADRLCLTAKERELLSLCVEDMGTMEAKLGGKQSPPFSTIVSSLEEYSPVAVFAWAVSTSLWRFRRRLVLYLTRLVKVRPMLTGSHLIDMGYRESPAIGDMLRALLAARLDGEVDTRDDEIDWIRAKYPDYKESAGKR from the coding sequence TTGAAACTCATAACCAGTCACGTCGGCAGTGACTTCGACTCTTTGGCAAGCATGATCGCCGCCGGGAAACTATATCCCGACGGCGTTCCCTGTTTTTCCGGCTCCGCTGAGAGAAACGTCAGGGACTTCCTGAAACGGCACAGAGGTCGATGGACCGTCCTGACCCCCAGGAAGGTCAGAATGGACCAGGTAACCAAGCTTATCGTGGTGGACGCCAGATCGGTGCGCAGGCTAGGCGTACTGGCTCCATTGGCCGGTCGTCCTGACGTGGACGTCCATATCTACGACCACCACCCCCCCTGTGCCGACGAAATTCAGGCATCCTTCTCAAAGATCGAACCTGTTGGCGCCACTGTGACCCTTCTTCTTGAGGAGATGTTCAAAAGGGGCATAACGCCAAACCCCCACGAGGCCACCTTGTTCGCCATGGGAATCTATGAGGACACCGGAGGGCTCCTCTTCGGCGGCACCACCAGCAGGGACTACGCCATGATGAGCCGGATGAAAGACTGCGGTGCGGACGTCACCTTAATACCCTCGGCCATAGAGGTCGGTCTATCCGCCCCTGAAAGACGAATGATGGACAGACTTGTAGAAAACGCCTGGGAAAGGTATATATCCGGCGCCAGAATAGTGCTGACAAGAGCAGCGGTGGACGTGTACGTCGAGGGAATTTCCCTGTTCGCTCACAGGCTAAGGGACTTCTTCGCCGCCGACGTCGTCCTCGCTGCGGTCAAAATGGAGAACAGGACCTACGTCGTGGCCAGAAGCAAGGAAGACCTCCTGGACGTCTCTGAGTTACTGAAACCTCTAGGAGGAGGGGGACACCCTCAGGCGGCCTCGGCGGCGGTCTCGGGCAGAACCCCTAGATCCATACTGGAGGAACTGGAATCCAGGCTGGAGACCATGATAACCCCGGTCCTGACGGTGGACGACGTAATGACCACGCCGGTTATGGCCGTAGACGAAGCGAGCTCGGTAAACGACGCCTACAGGATAATGCTCAGATACGGCCACTCCGCCCTTCCTGTCACCAGAGAGGGTAGGCTGTTCGGCCTCATAACGAGAAAAGACCTGGATAAAGCCCAGCTCCACGGTTACGGCGAGGCTCAGGTCAACGAGTTCATGACTGAGGGCGTGATAACCGTCCCCTCCGGCGCCTCTATCGAAGAGGTCCACCGGTCTATGGTCGCCCACAATATCGGGAGACTGCCTGTGGTGGCCCAGGGGGAGCTCCGAGGCATAGTCACCAGAACCGACCTGCTCCGGGCTCTTTACCCCGTCTCCATTCCGGTGGAGGACAGACAGATAGGCTCCGAATATCCCTGGACCGAATCTATGGCTGGACTGCTTAACGAAGGTCTTTCCCCATCGGATAGAGACCTCCTCATAGGTCTAGGGCGACGGGCCTCGGACATGGGGATGAACGCCTACGTAGTAGGAGGGGTAGTCAGGGATCTGATGCTTGGAAAACCTATATACGACCTGGATATAGTCGTCGAGGGAAGGGGAATCGACTTTTTGAGGTCCTGGGAAAGGGATGGAGTGCAGGTATCCCTTCACGGTCGATTCCAGACCGGAACCCTGTCCTTTCCCGACGGAAGAAAGGTGGATGTGGCCACGGCCCGGAGGGAGTTCTACGAATACCCTACAGCCCAGCCCACCGTCTCCAGCGACTCCTTAAAACACGACCTATACCGGCGTGATTTCACCGTGAACGCTATGGCACTGTCCATAGACGGCGAAAACTGGGGTACCCTGGTGGACTACTTCGGTGGCAGAAGAGATCTGCTGTCACAAAAACTAAGAAGCCTTCACAATCTGAGCTTTGTGGAGGACCCTACCAGGATGTTCAGAGGGGTTAGGCTGGAACAGCGTCTGGGATTTGAGCTGGACGACAACGCCCTCAGGACGATGAACAGCTGCATAAGAGGGGGATTGCTCGGCAACCTATCGGGCTTCCGCCTTCGTTCCGAGTTGGAGATCTGCCTTATAGAGCCCAGGCCCTGGCCTATCGTCAGAAGAATGGACGAACTAGGGCTTCTAGAGGCGGTTTTTCCGGGCATAAAAATAGGCTCTCGGGTGGCCTGGGCCCTCAGGCGGCTATCCCTATCGACCAGAAGGCTGGGTCGAGACCTCCTCCCTATGGGAGGGGACCTATGGATAGCCACTCTGTCCATGTTGTTTCTGGATAGCCCCTCGGACCTATACCACCGGGTCGCAGACAGGCTCTGCCTGACCGCAAAGGAAAGGGAACTTCTCTCCCTCTGCGTAGAGGACATGGGCACGATGGAGGCAAAGCTAGGTGGAAAGCAGTCTCCCCCTTTTTCCACAATAGTGAGCTCTTTGGAGGAATATAGCCCTGTAGCGGTATTCGCCTGGGCGGTGTCCACCTCCCTATGGCGATTCAGAAGACGGCTGGTCCTCTACCTGACGAGACTGGTCAAGGTTCGGCCTATGTTGACCGGGTCTCACCTGATAGACATGGGATATAGAGAAAGTCCGGCTATAGGTGATATGCTCAGAGCCCTTCTGGCCGCCAGGCTGGACGGAGAGGTTGACACCAGAGACGACGAAATAGACTGGATCAGGGCTAAATACCCTGACTACAAGGAGAGTGCAGGTAAAAGATGA
- the coaE gene encoding dephospho-CoA kinase (Dephospho-CoA kinase (CoaE) performs the final step in coenzyme A biosynthesis.): MFVLGLTGDIGAGKSTVASLFRDMGARIIDADLIVKKLWCEPELLQAAKVRWGDSVIAENGEISFSGIADKVFSDEADYRWLCDLIHPMVRRDMTAGLASERGWVVVEIPLMFESGVPYWCDMTAYVTASQEIRSTRNGHRGLSMDMLQKREDFMLPSEEKKNSADLVIHNEGSLDELRDFLTPYGEKMQRMASICTVKIQCAFRKQARQIISGVLGKKLAYQANLSSVETAYSKYEQFLTENWEVQFYTLANLVPAISEEAASIMKKPPVPVAVSDVLRASLPFREALCGACR; encoded by the coding sequence ATGTTCGTTTTAGGTCTAACCGGGGATATAGGAGCTGGTAAATCCACCGTAGCGTCCCTATTTCGGGATATGGGTGCCAGGATAATCGACGCCGATCTGATAGTGAAAAAGCTGTGGTGTGAACCGGAGCTACTTCAGGCCGCCAAGGTCAGATGGGGAGATTCGGTTATAGCGGAGAACGGGGAGATATCCTTCAGCGGCATCGCCGATAAGGTATTCTCCGACGAAGCGGACTACCGTTGGCTGTGCGACCTAATTCATCCTATGGTGAGGCGGGATATGACCGCAGGTCTGGCCTCCGAAAGAGGCTGGGTGGTGGTTGAAATACCGCTTATGTTTGAATCGGGGGTTCCTTACTGGTGTGACATGACCGCCTACGTAACCGCCTCTCAGGAGATCAGATCCACCAGAAACGGCCACAGAGGCCTCTCTATGGATATGCTTCAAAAAAGGGAGGATTTTATGCTCCCGTCGGAGGAAAAGAAAAACTCCGCCGACTTGGTCATTCACAACGAAGGCTCTCTTGACGAACTAAGGGATTTTCTGACCCCCTACGGAGAAAAGATGCAGAGAATGGCCTCCATCTGTACCGTAAAAATTCAATGTGCCTTCAGAAAACAGGCCAGACAGATCATATCGGGAGTGCTGGGTAAAAAACTGGCCTATCAGGCGAACCTCTCCTCCGTTGAGACCGCCTACTCCAAGTACGAACAGTTTCTGACGGAAAACTGGGAGGTCCAGTTCTACACCCTCGCCAACCTCGTACCGGCCATATCGGAGGAGGCCGCATCCATAATGAAAAAACCTCCTGTGCCGGTCGCGGTATCCGACGTCCTCAGGGCCAGCCTTCCCTTCAGGGAAGCCCTCTGTGGGGCCTGTCGTTGA
- a CDS encoding ATP-dependent helicase, whose amino-acid sequence MNKISSILEGLNPRQREAVSFQGAPLLVLAGAGSGKTRVLTSKIAWLVQESSVAPWRILAVTFTNKAAREMKDRVERMLGERAKDAQVSTFHSFGLQMLFRNRDALESLGYRRNFVIFDRSECLSLVKKIAKELGIDPSRYDPSWLLEGISKAKTSCDPSTLDPSLEGDMAEVYDKYRMAMKEQGAFDFDDLIIMPLHLMKTDESILLRERSRLDWILVDEYQDVNRPQFSMMKTLAGDSANVMVVGDPDQSIYGWRGADMSVILGFERHFPGAKIVLLEQNYRSSEIILKAANSVIQNNVNRPDKRLWTDRSGGEPIGVAKLRDERSEARYVADKVEELSSLGYRYSDIAVLYRINALSRNLEQEFISRSLPYRVVKGTAFYDRKEVKDVVSYLRLAVNHRDGSALARVVNVPPRGIGPKGLSILSDFLLREKGDSRSVWIKLADGRCPLKGKGAVGIKDLAGHMISMLDMGSDMSRLVPYVLDSIGYGAYLEKGYPDQWEERLENVMELASLNVLSDALEDVLAEISLYTDQEVDSVPDGISLSSLHSAKGLEFPVVFVVGLEEGLFPHNRVVDGSSEEMEEERRLWYVGITRAEERLYISGVELRRLFGSVLMNGLSRFLWEIPETCRCIEETGEEDLQNVRFRSNRGYRSW is encoded by the coding sequence ATGAATAAAATCTCCTCGATCCTTGAGGGCCTAAACCCCAGACAGAGAGAGGCGGTCTCCTTTCAGGGGGCCCCTCTTCTGGTTTTAGCGGGAGCGGGAAGCGGCAAGACCAGGGTTCTCACCAGCAAAATCGCCTGGCTGGTCCAGGAATCCTCCGTAGCTCCCTGGAGGATTTTAGCCGTAACCTTCACCAACAAGGCCGCCAGAGAGATGAAAGACAGGGTGGAGAGAATGCTAGGGGAAAGGGCCAAAGACGCCCAGGTCTCCACCTTCCACTCCTTCGGACTCCAGATGCTCTTTCGGAACAGAGATGCCCTCGAATCCCTGGGATACAGGAGAAACTTCGTCATCTTCGACCGATCGGAGTGTCTCTCTCTGGTCAAAAAAATAGCTAAAGAGCTGGGAATAGACCCCTCTCGCTACGACCCCTCCTGGTTGCTGGAGGGTATCTCCAAGGCGAAAACCTCCTGCGATCCCTCAACCCTCGACCCTTCCCTTGAGGGGGACATGGCGGAGGTCTACGACAAATACCGTATGGCCATGAAGGAACAGGGGGCTTTCGATTTCGACGATCTAATAATAATGCCTCTGCACCTCATGAAAACCGATGAATCCATCCTCCTCAGGGAAAGATCCAGGCTCGACTGGATCTTGGTGGACGAATATCAGGACGTCAACAGGCCCCAGTTCTCCATGATGAAAACCCTCGCAGGAGACAGCGCTAACGTAATGGTCGTCGGAGACCCGGATCAGTCCATCTACGGATGGAGAGGGGCGGACATGTCGGTTATACTGGGCTTCGAGAGACACTTTCCGGGAGCGAAAATCGTCCTGCTCGAACAGAACTACCGTTCATCGGAGATAATACTTAAAGCGGCTAACTCGGTGATACAGAACAACGTAAACAGGCCGGATAAAAGGCTCTGGACCGACCGTTCGGGGGGAGAGCCTATAGGGGTCGCTAAACTGAGAGACGAGAGATCCGAGGCCCGTTACGTGGCGGACAAAGTGGAGGAACTATCCTCTCTAGGATATCGGTACAGCGACATAGCGGTTCTCTACAGGATCAACGCCTTGAGCAGAAACCTGGAGCAGGAGTTTATCTCCCGATCGCTGCCCTACAGGGTCGTCAAAGGAACCGCCTTCTACGACCGGAAAGAGGTCAAAGACGTGGTCTCCTACCTTCGTCTTGCGGTAAACCACAGAGACGGCAGTGCCCTCGCCAGGGTGGTCAACGTCCCCCCTAGAGGGATAGGACCTAAAGGACTGTCCATCCTATCGGACTTTCTGCTCAGGGAAAAAGGAGACTCTCGGTCGGTATGGATAAAACTGGCCGACGGCAGATGCCCCTTGAAAGGCAAAGGGGCTGTCGGTATCAAAGATCTGGCTGGTCACATGATATCCATGCTCGATATGGGCTCCGATATGTCCAGGCTGGTCCCCTACGTCCTCGACTCCATAGGCTACGGAGCCTACCTGGAAAAAGGCTATCCCGATCAATGGGAAGAGCGACTCGAAAACGTAATGGAATTGGCGTCATTAAACGTGTTATCCGACGCCCTGGAGGACGTGCTGGCGGAGATATCCCTCTACACCGACCAGGAGGTCGACTCGGTCCCCGATGGGATCAGCCTTTCCTCCCTTCACTCCGCAAAGGGATTGGAATTTCCGGTGGTTTTTGTGGTAGGCTTAGAGGAAGGACTTTTCCCCCACAATCGAGTGGTGGACGGATCGTCGGAGGAGATGGAGGAGGAGCGTCGTCTCTGGTACGTCGGCATAACGAGAGCGGAGGAGAGGCTATACATCTCCGGCGTAGAGCTCCGTCGTCTTTTTGGATCGGTTCTGATGAACGGCCTGTCCAGGTTTTTGTGGGAGATCCCCGAGACCTGCAGGTGTATAGAGGAAACAGGAGAGGAGGATCTCCAGAATGTTCGTTTTAGGTCTAACCGGGGATATAGGAGCTGGTAA
- the hypB gene encoding hydrogenase nickel incorporation protein HypB produces MSVKKIDIQQAVMAADMCYAKRIRERLSEKGILMVNLIGSPGSGKTTLLEKTLGKDGLRSAVIEGDVATDRDAVRIDALGVPSIQINTEGGCHLEANWVDMTLDGLPLDDLDVIYIENVGNLVCPAEFDVGEDHKVAISSVPEGPDKPLKYPLLFTEASAVVLTKTDLLPYVSFDQELFWGDVARLNPEAPTMKLSCYNGEGLEAWSSTIKKWLEEKRRG; encoded by the coding sequence GTGTCGGTAAAAAAGATAGACATACAGCAGGCGGTCATGGCGGCGGATATGTGCTACGCCAAGAGGATCAGGGAAAGGCTCAGCGAAAAGGGCATACTCATGGTGAACCTGATAGGTTCCCCTGGATCGGGCAAGACGACTTTGCTTGAAAAGACTCTGGGCAAAGACGGCCTCAGATCGGCGGTTATAGAGGGAGACGTGGCCACCGACCGCGACGCGGTTAGAATCGACGCCCTCGGGGTTCCGTCTATACAGATAAACACCGAAGGGGGCTGTCACCTGGAGGCCAACTGGGTCGACATGACCCTCGACGGCCTGCCTCTCGACGACCTGGACGTTATCTACATCGAAAACGTCGGCAACCTGGTATGTCCCGCCGAGTTCGACGTCGGCGAGGACCATAAAGTAGCCATATCCTCCGTCCCCGAAGGGCCGGACAAGCCGCTCAAATATCCCCTGCTCTTCACCGAGGCATCCGCTGTGGTCCTGACCAAAACCGACTTGCTGCCCTACGTCTCCTTCGATCAGGAGCTTTTCTGGGGAGACGTGGCAAGGCTCAACCCGGAGGCTCCGACTATGAAACTCTCCTGCTATAACGGTGAAGGGCTGGAGGCCTGGTCGTCCACTATAAAAAAATGGCTGGAGGAGAAGAGGCGGGGATGA
- a CDS encoding hydrogenase maturation nickel metallochaperone HypA/HybF produces the protein MHELSMVKAIIDALEELQDRNNWSSIRSVNLKVGSMRQVIPHILRFAFNASIERTSLAGAELIITPVPVEFSCRSCGGRWGEADLGYLCPHCGGKDVDMVQGMEMDIDSLEVEE, from the coding sequence ATGCATGAGCTTTCCATGGTAAAGGCTATTATAGATGCCCTTGAAGAGCTTCAGGACCGCAACAACTGGAGCTCGATCAGGTCGGTAAACCTGAAAGTAGGGTCGATGAGGCAGGTCATTCCCCACATACTTCGTTTCGCTTTTAACGCCTCTATCGAGAGGACCTCTCTAGCTGGAGCGGAGCTTATCATAACTCCTGTGCCGGTGGAGTTTTCCTGCCGTAGTTGTGGAGGCAGGTGGGGAGAGGCGGACCTGGGCTACCTCTGTCCCCACTGCGGTGGCAAAGACGTGGACATGGTTCAGGGGATGGAGATGGATATAGATTCTTTGGAGGTGGAGGAGTAG
- the hpf gene encoding ribosome hibernation-promoting factor, HPF/YfiA family, with amino-acid sequence MDIRFVNRNAELADDLKEYMERKLSKLEKFFPKILDNQVVLSLSRGIHTIEVTSNVNGVIMRGEERDSDLRKAFDIALKNLERRIRRHKKYLTDRVQLKTHDISFNLDDITSDMSKSAVEEKKEDIVKVKRFPLRPMHAEEACMQMDLLGHSFFVFSNAESGSINVVYKRKSGGYGLLEPAD; translated from the coding sequence ATGGATATTCGTTTTGTTAACCGTAACGCCGAACTAGCGGACGATCTAAAGGAGTACATGGAGAGGAAGCTCTCCAAGCTGGAGAAGTTTTTTCCGAAGATCCTTGATAACCAAGTCGTTCTCAGTCTTAGTCGAGGTATCCACACCATAGAGGTGACCTCCAACGTCAACGGCGTCATCATGAGAGGTGAGGAGAGGGACTCAGACCTGAGAAAGGCCTTTGACATCGCTCTCAAGAACCTGGAGAGGCGTATCAGACGGCACAAGAAATACCTCACCGACAGGGTTCAGCTCAAGACCCACGATATCTCCTTTAACCTAGACGATATAACGTCCGACATGTCCAAGTCGGCGGTAGAGGAAAAGAAAGAGGACATCGTAAAGGTCAAGAGATTCCCTCTCAGGCCCATGCACGCCGAGGAAGCCTGTATGCAGATGGACCTTCTCGGTCACAGCTTTTTCGTCTTTTCCAACGCCGAGAGTGGCTCTATAAACGTGGTTTACAAGAGGAAGTCCGGGGGATACGGCCTATTAGAGCCGGCGGACTAG